From one Streptomyces chromofuscus genomic stretch:
- a CDS encoding phosphatase PAP2 family protein, which produces MRTEPKLTRLDRIFARLDREPERPVLDVPRMTRHRVVLFGATLAFYLTIVLAVVTTSWLVRFDWQAMLFRPYQQWPEIHAFLDYWVVLGQRGPTAVMVAAWLGWRSWRQHTLRPLLAFGAALLLLNVSVGAVKYGLGRSGPHYATEVGSNEMWHWFQAGSDIFPSGHTANAVVTWGILAYLATSPRARRWLSALSAVLSLSVGLTTVYLGTHWLSDVLLGWTAGLLILLGLPWFEPPIARAEAWLLGLRDRWPAGASRTTPQAAPVPATVPVTVAPLPASEEEAPPRETVSQTAARPPRAPVFLAPGPHTTRAERTPVSPAGSRRPQHPERATRGSTPAARPLTGG; this is translated from the coding sequence GTGCGTACCGAACCAAAGCTGACCCGGCTCGACCGGATCTTCGCCCGACTGGACCGTGAACCCGAACGGCCGGTCCTGGACGTGCCGCGCATGACGCGGCACCGGGTGGTGCTCTTCGGCGCGACGCTCGCCTTCTACCTCACGATCGTCCTGGCCGTGGTGACCACCTCGTGGCTGGTCCGGTTCGACTGGCAGGCGATGCTCTTCCGGCCGTACCAGCAGTGGCCGGAGATCCACGCGTTCCTGGACTACTGGGTGGTGCTCGGCCAACGCGGCCCGACCGCCGTGATGGTCGCCGCCTGGCTCGGCTGGCGGTCCTGGCGGCAGCACACCCTGCGGCCGCTGCTGGCCTTCGGCGCGGCCCTGCTGCTGCTGAACGTGAGCGTGGGCGCCGTGAAGTACGGCCTGGGCCGCTCGGGCCCGCACTACGCGACCGAGGTCGGCTCCAACGAGATGTGGCACTGGTTCCAAGCCGGCAGTGACATATTTCCCTCGGGACACACCGCGAACGCCGTCGTGACCTGGGGCATCCTCGCCTACCTGGCCACCTCGCCGCGGGCCCGGCGCTGGTTGTCGGCCCTGTCGGCCGTGCTGTCGCTCAGCGTCGGCCTGACCACGGTGTATCTCGGTACGCACTGGCTGAGCGATGTGCTGCTGGGCTGGACGGCGGGGCTGCTGATCCTGCTGGGACTGCCGTGGTTCGAGCCGCCGATCGCCCGTGCCGAGGCCTGGCTGCTGGGCCTGCGCGACCGCTGGCCGGCCGGCGCGAGCCGTACGACACCGCAGGCCGCGCCGGTGCCGGCCACCGTGCCCGTCACGGTCGCCCCGCTCCCGGCCTCGGAGGAGGAGGCGCCGCCGCGCGAGACCGTCTCCCAGACGGCGGCCCGCCCCCCGCGGGCGCCGGTGTTCCTGGCGCCGGGCCCGCACACCACCCGCGCGGAGCGCACGCCGGTCAGCCCGGCCGGCAGCCGCCGACCGCAGCACCCCGAGCGCGCCACGCGCGGCTCGACCCCGGCGGCCCGTCCCCTCACGGGCGGCTGA
- a CDS encoding I78 family peptidase inhibitor encodes MAPFSTSEPDDDPETYVGLPQADAEERARGRGWTTVRSLPPGTIITMEYRVGRLNFEVKDSTVTRAWKG; translated from the coding sequence ATGGCACCGTTCTCGACATCCGAACCCGATGACGATCCCGAGACCTACGTCGGTCTCCCGCAGGCCGACGCGGAGGAACGCGCGCGTGGGCGTGGCTGGACGACGGTGCGTTCGCTGCCGCCGGGGACGATCATCACGATGGAGTACCGGGTCGGCCGGCTGAACTTCGAGGTGAAGGACAGCACGGTGACACGGGCCTGGAAGGGCTGA